One Maribacter sp. HTCC2170 genomic window, AATGGTACCTGTAGTTATTGGAGTGGCGTTACTATCATCATGGTTGTTCGATAGTTGTATACCAGATTTTTCATTCCCTACAAGGTGTAATAAATCCGCATTCCCGTTCCATCCTGCGTCCAAAGAAACTCCGCTCATATCGTGATCACTTGATATCAACCGTTTTGGATTTATAGTACCTCCAATGAAGGTAAAGCCATCGCCTTTGCCCATGTATGATTGTACGTAATCGACGGTTGTAAATGCGCCAGCACCGTAAAAGGTAATCCCATTGAATGTTGCGGTATCTTCAAATCGGGCACCCGTATATTCTACCCTTAAGTATTGAATGGTCCCTGATGAATCTTCAAGTTCATTGCCGCCATAAAATAGGTCACCTAGGGCAGACCTGGCATTTTCACCATTATTTGTGGGCGCCTTTCCACAGAGGACTATACCACCCCAATCTCCAGGTTCCGGATTTTCTTCATCTGAAGTAATGATGACAGGATTATCTGCTTTACCGTAAATATAGATTTTACCACCTGGGGCAACTGCGATATAGGCATTCGCATCTTTTTGAGCCCTGATTATTGTTCCTTGCCGTATTTCCAACTCACCACCATCGCGGATAATTAAGGGCCCTGTCAGTTTATATTCTGCTGAATTATCCAGAATCACCTTCGCAACTATGTGACCTTCCAATCCGTTTACCGCTTCACAGGTATTTGAGCAGGCCCAGCCACAATCAATTCCTGTTTCATTTCCGTTTTGAATGCCATCAGAACAGTTGGCTTCTTGAATGGCAATTGAAGGGGATTTGTCTTCTGAGCATGCCAAAAAAAGTAGAAACAAAACTAAAATGCTAAGTGAAGGAAAATGATTTTTTTTCAATTGTTCTGATTATAGCTTTAGAAAAGTACAACAAATTCAAACTATGTTTATTCAGATGACCATATTTTTTCAACAGTACTCGAATACTTTTCGTTTTGATTCAAGCAATCCAAATGGCTGTTGGAATTGTTTTTGCCAAAAGGTATTTTCAATTATTTAGAGTTTGTTTTCACTGGAAAACTCTATTTTTATTCCCAGCTAAAAAAACAACTCACTTTGGAAAGATTATTCAATATTACACTTCAGAACAGAAAATTACTTTATAAAATCCTTAAGAATACACCAAAAGAGCAATTGATTACTATTCCTGATGGGTATCGCAACAGTATCTGGTGGAACATTGCCCATGTAGTGGTAACCCAGCAACTACTGGTTTACAAATTAAGTGGTCAAGAGATGAAAGTCCCGACTGCGATTGTTGACAAATTCAAAAAAGGAACTGTTCCTGACGGGACGGCTACCGATGAAGAAATGGATATGATCAAAGGCTTTCTTTTCTCCACGGTGGAATGGGCACAAGGCGATTACGAAAGTGGGTTATTCAAAGATTTTAATGAATATATGACCAGTGCCAATGTTGCATTGAATAATGTAGAGGATGCTATTGTTTTCAATACTTTTCACGAAGGCATACATCTAGGTGTGATCTTATCTCTTCAGAAGGCATTGATGAAATAGAGCGGAGTATTAAGGCACCAACTTTCGTTTTAAATAGTTTTTCACCTCATTCGGCGGCAATTGCAATTCAATAGCTCCGTCAGCAAAAGAAGCAACCTCGTATTGGTTATAGAGTAAAACCAAACCTTGATCCGTGAGCCCCATGTTTTCGGGTAGATGAAACTCATCTCGTTCAAACATAAATCCAGTGCTGTTGATTGGGTCATCTTGCGGGATACCTTCCTGAATACGGAATTTTGCTTCGGCAAATTTTAAAAAATGGTCTTTGTCTTTGAACAATTCCCAGTTTTCAAGTTCTATTCCTTTGCGTTTGTCAAAATTCAAAAATCTTTTTGAGGTATAGCCA contains:
- a CDS encoding DinB family protein — encoded protein: MERLFNITLQNRKLLYKILKNTPKEQLITIPDGYRNSIWWNIAHVVVTQQLLVYKLSGQEMKVPTAIVDKFKKGTVPDGTATDEEMDMIKGFLFSTVEWAQGDYESGLFKDFNEYMTSANVALNNVEDAIVFNTFHEGIHLGVILSLQKALMK